A region from the Mycolicibacterium phlei genome encodes:
- a CDS encoding tetratricopeptide repeat protein — translation MTSPPLPDHPDALIGHAQAMLERNDFHGAAMAAHAALARVPGSEHAQRIYAFALNGQGRTAEALQVAWRSVTEHPQVYLAHHAYARLLLSAGQPQQALTAANEALRLNPAAADNWVLRGDVYRALNWWDPAEADYREALRLQPDNAAALNNLAANRLQRGGTRGVIDGFVGAGRLDPEAAEVAHYNIGAALTKWLRLANTCVIFLFVAAGVTAVLHDEGKPTVIPRIIAGLIAVVFAAVLVWIVRRVPWPTLRAVVGQRKMLAARMLFLVLAVVAGLGISVFGPSTVASALTVLLLPGVIVMTLIRWFTPY, via the coding sequence GTGACCTCACCGCCGTTGCCCGACCATCCCGATGCCCTGATCGGTCACGCGCAGGCCATGCTGGAGCGTAACGACTTTCACGGGGCGGCGATGGCGGCGCATGCGGCGCTGGCGAGGGTGCCGGGCAGTGAGCACGCCCAGCGCATCTACGCGTTCGCGCTGAACGGGCAGGGACGCACCGCCGAGGCGCTGCAGGTGGCGTGGCGGTCGGTCACCGAGCATCCGCAGGTGTACCTCGCGCACCACGCATACGCGCGGCTGCTGTTGTCCGCGGGGCAGCCGCAGCAGGCGCTGACGGCGGCCAACGAGGCGTTGCGGCTCAATCCCGCCGCGGCCGACAACTGGGTGCTGCGCGGGGACGTCTACCGGGCGCTGAACTGGTGGGACCCGGCGGAGGCCGACTACCGCGAGGCGCTGCGACTGCAGCCCGACAACGCGGCCGCGCTGAACAACCTCGCGGCCAACCGGTTACAGCGCGGCGGTACCCGCGGGGTGATCGACGGGTTCGTCGGTGCGGGCCGGCTCGACCCCGAGGCGGCGGAGGTGGCGCATTACAACATCGGTGCCGCGCTGACGAAGTGGCTGCGGCTGGCGAACACGTGCGTGATCTTCCTGTTCGTGGCCGCGGGTGTGACGGCGGTGCTGCACGACGAGGGCAAGCCGACCGTGATCCCGAGGATCATCGCCGGCCTGATCGCCGTGGTATTCGCGGCGGTACTCGTCTGGATCGTGCGGCGCGTGCCGTGGCCGACGTTGCGCGCGGTGGTGGGGCAGCGGAAGATGCTGGCCGCGCGAATGTTGTTCCTGGTCCTCGCGGTTGTCGCCGGCCTGGGCATCTCGGTGTTCGGACCGAGCACGGTGGCCAGCGCGCTGACTGTCCTGCTGCTGCCGGGCGTCATCGTGATGACACTGATCAGGTGGTTCACCCCGTACTGA
- a CDS encoding WXG100 family type VII secretion target has protein sequence MPSSNSGAPLVVDFQQMQDAIAHMASFGREVTSALEHIDRTMASLQQSWHGDAADAQAQAQAQWREGAEQMREALSQLQKVAQTARSNYTDAVAKNAEMWAG, from the coding sequence ATGCCCAGTAGCAACAGCGGCGCCCCGCTGGTGGTCGACTTCCAGCAGATGCAGGACGCCATCGCGCATATGGCCAGCTTCGGGCGGGAGGTGACCAGCGCACTGGAGCACATTGACCGGACGATGGCGTCGTTGCAGCAGTCCTGGCACGGTGACGCCGCCGACGCGCAGGCGCAGGCACAGGCACAGTGGCGGGAAGGCGCCGAGCAGATGCGCGAGGCGCTGTCGCAGCTGCAGAAGGTTGCCCAGACCGCACGATCGAATTACACCGACGCCGTCGCCAAGAACGCCGAAATGTGGGCCGGCTAG
- a CDS encoding putative adhesin — translation MPSATGGGGVAGIRIEVDPRLLIGAGESMTSLGKQFDALMGALGPMLSSGITSGWDPAGLNMALEYGDLTQTFSDAVAAGANSFKFVGIKLQVTGHNYANADAVSTIGGGGATGGVTDDVSETTPVEARHSPNAGIVAPPPTFGVLLPFLGPFAWPTGNPPMLRLTAAQWRNLATGFSALSNLVKGAKTAVSTQRIPERDQILQALDDLADGAADLSTMAQDIATKLEEFAQNVQDTQDAVRRLLDRLTSAGGIIDTVKGIFTGEGLDIIKEVARDVREVLENSQRQVKGLVGLLEQLKDTLNDTVTKFQKWADRNLRELLGDQVGGAISDFIKFRTDVATGVLNGVINTVAGTVAFADLDTWKGIGETALSVIRDPTLIDDVGREVLKEFVAWDQWTGDNPGRGLGEAGFNVASLFAPGGPLAKGGTVAKGITKARKVFGKSDTPSFDLPTGRQGADPDRTVTGTRVPDVPESPQNRIPDSVVDFNPPHRTDDPSHQGGTQTPVRPPDPPAPRPDNPGASGPVGGGDGPPPDPPQRPVGPGDPGPTHSTSPPVGDSVTRGNPADAAAPPRIDHIPERAADPAMPAAPHERLGAAEHSVSQPVHDPVGEKAHTPTQSPTPHGGAAVADNPAPPVADAPAPPAEHHRPATDDGYQRPTHSGTTESSPASERNSAPGREAQPPAMAPMMASTMGGPVAPPAPHTPGVVHGGGESHSPAARSTAPDMSTRSPEQRTTHPGAAGPAPGSTPAVPTQQSTVPRAVTDPGDAGRQLAPRGESAQTDSVRDVDRDLSSRTGDFEYNPRLDENGHYVPGRLPSYQELLHLTRTEPDTAHYWSGRDANGVGVGPSGSGIAERIAENNGGTTLEMLLERNGVSPLPAWNRHDPESVRFWEDASAAYAQNARGNVTAVIGVDLRPGNIWQTVEIPRLVENPAVNRIIQIDPDTGGTTELFARPPSETHVTQPARDGSRDTADGRDLDTRADDHHTRAHDEHQPPRSDGRTEDAIGSDNRYKLSGHGDYFAENKTFRVPEGTSLTVYAEHGSQISNSLGNLIESGGDTSRVFKKTYYPGEEMPNYTLFPPADLTLSGTPRTVDRPTTLSELLKPNMGAVDFAACLGYWDHRVFDVHGIYHRDTKEFLHKYPWPEVDDDDNDW, via the coding sequence GTGCCATCTGCCACTGGCGGTGGCGGCGTTGCCGGTATCCGCATTGAGGTCGATCCCCGCCTACTCATCGGCGCCGGCGAGAGCATGACCTCGCTGGGCAAGCAGTTCGACGCGCTCATGGGTGCGCTCGGACCAATGTTGTCGAGCGGGATCACCTCAGGCTGGGACCCCGCCGGATTGAACATGGCGTTGGAGTACGGCGACCTCACGCAGACGTTCTCCGACGCGGTGGCTGCCGGCGCGAACTCGTTCAAGTTCGTCGGGATCAAGTTGCAGGTGACCGGCCACAACTATGCGAACGCGGACGCGGTGTCGACGATCGGCGGGGGCGGCGCCACCGGCGGTGTCACCGACGACGTCAGCGAGACGACCCCCGTGGAGGCCCGCCACAGCCCGAACGCCGGCATCGTTGCGCCCCCGCCGACGTTCGGTGTCCTGCTGCCGTTTCTCGGCCCCTTCGCCTGGCCGACGGGCAACCCGCCGATGCTGCGCCTGACCGCGGCGCAGTGGCGAAATCTGGCGACCGGGTTCTCGGCTCTGTCGAATCTCGTCAAGGGCGCGAAGACCGCGGTGTCGACGCAGCGAATCCCGGAGCGTGACCAGATACTCCAGGCACTCGACGACCTCGCCGACGGTGCCGCGGACCTGTCCACCATGGCGCAGGACATCGCCACCAAACTCGAAGAATTCGCACAGAACGTCCAGGACACCCAGGACGCGGTGCGCCGACTGCTGGATCGCCTCACGTCCGCCGGCGGGATCATCGACACGGTGAAGGGCATCTTCACCGGCGAGGGCCTCGACATCATCAAAGAGGTCGCCCGGGATGTCCGCGAGGTGCTGGAGAACTCGCAACGACAGGTCAAGGGTCTCGTCGGACTGCTGGAACAGCTCAAGGACACGCTCAACGACACCGTGACCAAGTTCCAGAAGTGGGCTGACCGAAACCTGCGTGAACTCCTCGGCGACCAGGTCGGTGGTGCAATCTCGGATTTCATCAAGTTCCGCACCGATGTGGCAACCGGCGTGCTCAACGGCGTGATCAACACGGTGGCCGGAACGGTGGCCTTCGCCGACCTCGACACCTGGAAAGGCATCGGCGAGACCGCTTTATCGGTCATCAGAGACCCCACCTTGATCGACGATGTCGGCAGGGAGGTGCTCAAGGAGTTCGTGGCCTGGGACCAGTGGACCGGAGACAACCCGGGCCGCGGCCTGGGAGAGGCGGGCTTCAACGTGGCCAGCCTGTTCGCTCCGGGCGGACCACTGGCCAAGGGTGGCACTGTCGCCAAAGGTATCACCAAGGCCCGCAAGGTTTTCGGCAAGTCCGACACCCCATCGTTCGATCTGCCCACAGGCCGCCAGGGCGCAGACCCAGATCGGACCGTCACGGGAACACGGGTGCCCGACGTGCCGGAGAGCCCACAGAATCGGATCCCCGACTCCGTCGTCGACTTCAACCCGCCGCACAGGACGGACGACCCGTCGCACCAGGGTGGTACTCAAACCCCGGTCCGGCCACCGGATCCTCCCGCACCGAGGCCTGACAACCCGGGTGCCTCCGGCCCGGTCGGTGGCGGTGACGGCCCCCCTCCGGATCCCCCGCAGCGACCGGTCGGCCCCGGCGATCCGGGTCCGACTCACTCGACATCTCCGCCGGTCGGTGACTCGGTCACCCGGGGCAACCCAGCCGACGCCGCGGCACCACCCAGGATCGATCACATCCCCGAGCGCGCCGCCGACCCAGCCATGCCCGCCGCGCCACACGAAAGACTCGGGGCTGCAGAGCATTCGGTATCGCAACCGGTTCACGATCCCGTCGGCGAGAAGGCCCACACCCCGACGCAGTCGCCGACCCCGCACGGCGGCGCTGCGGTTGCCGACAACCCGGCACCGCCGGTTGCCGACGCCCCTGCGCCGCCGGCGGAGCACCACCGACCGGCGACCGACGATGGCTACCAGCGGCCCACGCACAGCGGAACCACCGAGAGCTCTCCTGCTTCTGAGCGCAACAGCGCGCCCGGCCGTGAAGCTCAGCCGCCCGCGATGGCGCCGATGATGGCGTCGACTATGGGCGGCCCGGTCGCACCGCCCGCACCCCATACCCCCGGTGTGGTACACGGTGGCGGCGAAAGCCACTCCCCCGCAGCAAGATCGACTGCACCCGACATGTCCACGCGGAGTCCGGAGCAACGGACCACCCACCCCGGCGCCGCCGGACCGGCCCCGGGGAGCACACCGGCAGTACCGACGCAACAGTCGACTGTTCCCAGGGCGGTCACCGACCCCGGCGACGCCGGACGCCAATTGGCACCCCGGGGCGAATCTGCACAGACGGATTCGGTTCGTGATGTCGATCGCGACTTGAGTAGTAGAACAGGCGATTTCGAGTACAACCCGCGGCTTGACGAGAACGGACACTACGTTCCGGGCAGGCTCCCGTCGTATCAGGAACTCCTGCATCTGACGAGGACCGAACCAGACACGGCTCACTACTGGTCGGGACGGGACGCTAACGGAGTAGGCGTCGGACCGAGCGGTTCGGGAATCGCCGAACGAATCGCCGAGAACAACGGCGGGACCACCCTCGAAATGCTGCTCGAACGCAACGGAGTCAGCCCCCTACCGGCGTGGAATCGCCATGATCCCGAATCGGTCAGGTTCTGGGAGGATGCTTCAGCGGCCTACGCGCAGAACGCTCGCGGCAACGTGACTGCCGTCATCGGAGTCGATCTGCGTCCGGGAAATATCTGGCAGACAGTTGAGATCCCACGCCTGGTCGAGAACCCCGCGGTCAACCGCATCATCCAGATCGATCCGGATACCGGCGGGACCACCGAACTCTTCGCGAGACCGCCGAGTGAAACGCACGTGACTCAACCTGCCCGAGACGGGTCGAGGGACACCGCTGACGGTCGAGACCTTGACACACGAGCGGACGACCACCACACGCGGGCACACGACGAACATCAGCCGCCCAGGTCCGATGGGCGTACCGAGGATGCGATAGGCTCGGACAACCGCTACAAGCTGAGCGGACACGGCGACTACTTCGCCGAGAACAAGACCTTCCGGGTTCCGGAAGGCACCTCGTTGACCGTGTACGCCGAGCACGGCTCACAAATCTCGAACTCTCTGGGAAATCTCATCGAGTCTGGCGGAGACACCTCGCGGGTGTTCAAGAAGACCTACTACCCAGGCGAAGAGATGCCCAACTACACGCTCTTTCCGCCTGCTGACCTGACGTTGTCAGGCACGCCCCGCACCGTGGACCGCCCCACGACGCTCAGCGAGCTTCTCAAGCCAAATATGGGTGCCGTGGATTTTGCTGCGTGTCTTGGCTATTGGGACCACAGGGTCTTCGACGTACACGGCATCTATCACCGGGATACGAAGGAATTTCTTCATAAGTACCCGTGGCCCGAAGTGGACGATGACGATAATGACTGGTAG